Proteins found in one Phocoena sinus isolate mPhoSin1 chromosome 19, mPhoSin1.pri, whole genome shotgun sequence genomic segment:
- the ZNF835 gene encoding LOW QUALITY PROTEIN: zinc finger protein 835 (The sequence of the model RefSeq protein was modified relative to this genomic sequence to represent the inferred CDS: deleted 2 bases in 1 codon), whose amino-acid sequence MEGLLTVAVQQDSELEETPKHEGHFRDGRENQESCLKQEVHEEDPTEDCVPEHDECTRTPRTRSSPTTTQADCRPQRRGAPRKNPNQKNTDASAEEEEERGGGTRKPWKCQDCGKAFSYCSAFTLHQRTHTGEKPFSCPDCSKAFSQSVHLMLHRRTHSGERPYTCGECGKAFSQGSYLAAHRRTHTGQRPHSCADCGKAFMRPTHLAQHRRVHTGERPFACGQCAKAFRNRSSLLEHQRIHTGEKPFVCAQCDKAFRFSSALIRHQRTHTAERPYACGQCAKAFTQITHLAQHRRVHTGEKPYTCPECGAPFSQSASLAEHRRIHTGEKPYTCAQCGKAFTQVSHLSQHRRVHTGERPYACRDCGRAFSNRSHLVQHHLVHTGVRPYKCLECGATCSHVSSLIEHQKVHTGEKPYRCRDCGRAFSQGSSLTLHRRTHTGERPYACPECGKAFSNRSYLIQHHIVHTGEKPYECSGCGKAFGFSSALIRHQRTHADEGGGNLCPVATPDSTPEL is encoded by the exons ATGGAAGGACTCTTGACGGTTGCCGTCCAGCAAGACTCTGAGTTGGAAGAAACCCCGAAACACGAAGGTCATTTCAGGGATGGCCGGGAGAACCAGGAAAGTTGTTTGAAGCAGGAGGTCCACGAGGAAGACCCCACTGAGGACTGCGTCCCAGAGCATGATGAATGCACCAGAACCCCCAGGACCAGATCGAGCCCCACAACTACCCAGGCTGACTGCAGGCCCCAGAGGCGCGGTGCACCAAGAAAGAACCCAAACCAGAAGAACACAGACGCCAgcgcagaggaggaggaggaacgaGGTGGTGGCACCAGAAAGCCGTGGAAGTGTCAGGACTGCGGAAAGGCCTTCAGCTACTGCTCGGCCTTCACCCTGCACCAAAGAACCCACACGGGGGAGAAGCCGTTCTCCTGCCCTGACTGCAGCAAGGCCTTTAGCCAGAGCGTGCACCTGATGCTGCACCGGCGGACACACTCAGGCGAGCGGCCCTACACATGCGGTGAGTGCGGCAAGGCCTTTAGCCAGGGCTCCTACCTGGCGGCGCACCGGCGCACACACACGGGTCAGCGGCCACACAGCTGTGCGGACTGTGGCAAGGCTTTCATGCGCCCCACGCACCTGGCGCAGCACCGGCGTGTGCACACAGGCGAGCGGCCCTTCGCGTGTGGCCAGTGTGCCAAGGCCTTTCGTAACCGCTCCTCCCTGCTGGAGCACCAGCGCATCCACACGGGCGAGAAGCCATTCGTGTGTGCACAGTGCGACAAGGCCTTCCGCTTCTCCTCGGCGCTCATCCGCCACCAGCGCACGCACACTGCCGAGCGGCCCTACGCCTGTGGCCAGTGTGCCAAGGCCTTCACGCAGATCACGCACCTGGCGCAGCACCGTCGCGTGCACACCGGCGAGAAGCCCTACACGTGCCCCGAGTGCGGTGCGCCCTTCAGCCAGAGCGCCTCGCTGGCCGAGCACCGGCGCATCCACACGGGCGAGAAGCCGTACACGTGCGCACAGTGCGGCAAGGCCTTCACGCAGGTGTCGCACCTGAGCCAGCACCGGCGCGTGCACACTGGAGAGCGGCCCTACGCCTGCCGGGACTGCGGCCGCGCCTTCAGCAACCGCTCGCACCTGGTGCAGCACCACCTCGTGCACACGGGGGTGCGGCCCTACAAGTGCCTGGAGTGCGGTGCCACCTGCAGCCACGTGTCCTCCCTAATTGAGCACCAGAAGGTCCACACCGGAGAGAAGCCCTACCGGTGCAGGGACTGCGGCCGTGCCTTCAGCCAGGGCTCGTCGCTGACGCTGCACCGGCGCACACACACCGGCGAGCGGCCCTACGCGTGCCCCGAGTGCGGCAAGGCCTTCAGTAACCGCTCCTACCTTATCCAGCACCACATCGTGCACACTGGGGAGAAGCCGTACGAGTGCAGCGGCTGCGGCAAGGCCTTCGGCTTCTCCTCTGCCCTCATTCGACACCAGAGGACACACGCTGAC GAAGGTGGGGGAAACCTTTGCCCAGTTGCCACACCTGACTCAACACCTGAGCTCTGA